Part of the Paenibacillus sp. JNUCC32 genome is shown below.
CTTCCCTCCAGCCGATTGTCGATAAGAATGTGCGGCTGAAGCTGGCGGATCATTTTCATCAGCTCGGTGGCCCGCCACACCTCGCCGCGCATGTTATCATAAGAGAAGTCAAACCACATGATATCGAGTTTGCCGTAGCCTGTGAGCAGCTCACGCACTTGTCCATGCATGTAATCCAGGTATCGGTCGAAGTTTTTCGGATCGCGCTTGAAGGCTTCGTTCGCCCGCATCGGGTGAATCCGGTCTCCATAAGCCGGGTAGTCCTCATGATACCAGTCGATCAGCGAGAAATAGAGGCCGACTTTAAGGCCTTCTTCACGGAAAGCTTCCAGAAATTCCTGCACGAGATCCCGGCCGGCTTTGGTATTCGTTGACTTATATTCCGTCAGCTTGCTGTCGAACAAACAGAATCCGTCATGATGCTTGGCCGTCAGCACCGCATATTTCATGCCTGCTTTCTTGGCCGCTTTGGCCCACTCCCGAGGATTATAGTCAACGGGATCAAATTCATCGAAATAGGCCTGATAGTCCTCGATGCTCATTTGTTCCGTGCTTCGGAGCCATTCGCCTCGGGCCGGGATAGAGTAAAGCCCCCAGTGAATGAACATGCCGAAACGGTCGTTCTGGAACCATTGCACGCGCTGGTTTCGATCATGGATGACTTGATTGGTTGGAGTGGTAGTCGTTGTCATGGATTCAAACCTCCGATTCTTGGAATTGTCGAGTTTGATTTTAACAAGAATGTGTTAGTATGAATAGATAATTACTTAACTCCGACGGGTATTATAATAACTTTAGAGGATAATTGAAGATGAAGAATGAACGAAATGAACATGAAGCCATTCAGCAGATGCTCCTGAACATGCAGGTTCAGATCTGGGAGGCCGAAAGAACGCAGTGCTGGCCGGAATGGAAGGAATTCGACTACACCGTGTCGTACAACAAGCTCTATTTTATCCTGGATGGGGAAGGGTGGGTGAAGATCGGCGATGAGGAGCTGTATCCCGTACCGGGTCAATTGGTTCTGATGCCGGCACGGACGCGGCAATCCTACTCTGTCATCAGCGGCCGTCCCTATCTTAAATACTGGTCTCACTTCTCGGCGACCGTGGGCGATTCCGATGTGTTTTCCTGGCTGAACGTGCCCCATTGCTACGATTTGTCGGGGAACGCGGAGATGCCGGCATTATTCCAGCAGCTCGTCGATGCGCATCGTTCCGATACCCTCGCCGCGCGATTGAGGGAAAAGTCCGTGATGCTGGACATTCTCTCCCGCGTGTTCGAACACCAGCAGCCGCAGATTCATGCGGACAAAATGGAGGATATGGGCAGGCTCCACAAAGTGCAGCAGTACATCAAAAATCATCTGCATGAGGAAATTACGCTGGAGCAGATGGCGGGAACGCTGCATTTGCACCCGAATTATTTTATTAAGTATTTCAAACGGCATTTCGGAATCACGCCGCAAAAATATTTAAGCCTCAAACGGATGGAGCAGGCCAAACTCATGCTGAGGACGACGTCTCTAAGCATCAAGGAAATTGCGGATGCCACCGGCTTTGAATCGGCGAACTATTTCTCGAAAACCTTTCGGAAAGAGGTAGGCTACAGCCCTTCGGAATATCGTAACAATATATAGCAAAAAAGAGGCTGCTCCTGAATTTCGATTCGGGAACGGCCTCTTTTATTCCTAACCGGAATTGAATTGCCTAAAACCCTTTGCCTCCAAGCGGCTTAAGCCTGAGCGGCTCTGCGCCGGCAATCAGCGCCCGCCCGGACGTATCCGCTCCCTGCAAGGAAGAGGCATGCGCGTCTTGGCTGCTCCACAATTCCGTGACCCATACGGCATTCGGATCGCTGTCCGAGACGTTGACGATATAAAGCTCACAGTCTTCGTTATCGCGAAGCATCGCGGCTGCTTCAAGCAGGATCTCCGCAAGTTCATCCCGTTTGCCCGGATGGGCGATCAGTTTCCCGTACATTGCAAATTTCTCCATGGGTATCATCCTTCCTTTTTGGTCATGCCGATTAACATGCGTTCGTAATGGAGTGCCAAGCTTGTCGTGATCTCGGACAGTTTCAGGACGAGCGAAGCTGGCTCCAGAATGGTTAAAGCTTTGCCGTAGGGGAGAAGGAAGTAGGGCACATAGGACGTCAGCGAAGACGTGTCCAGCCCGAAACGAGCCTCGCCATCATGACGCGATACGAGGGTATGCCCAAACAACCAATGCTGGCTCAATTCATTCAGAACATGCTCGTGGGCTTGGATGACAACATCGACCAGGGGTTCCGTGCTGCGTGGATCCGGGAGAAGACTGCCAAGCAAGACATCCTTGGCAGAAAAATCAACGGGCCGCTCAAAGACCAGGTCTGTCGTCTCCAGACCGAGGATCCGGTCCACGCGAAAATTGCGAATCTCTTGGCGCAGACGGCAGTAGCCCGCAGCATACCATTGGCCTTTCCAATGGATAATGCCGTAGGGATCGAAGTCTCGGACGGTTCCGGCGCCTTCCCGGCCCTTCGAATACGTCATCTTCAGGGTTTGTCCCTGTGCCGCGGCATTCTCCAGCGTCTGCAGCAGCGGGCGAAGCCCGTCATGGACCGGAGGCTGCAAAACCGCGATGCCGCTGCTGTGCCGTTCGATCTGATGAAGCTGCTCCTCGTTCGTATAAAGCTTCAGCTTGCCGATCGCCCGCTCCAGCGCGTCCGTGAACGGATAGCCGGTTTCTTTGGCAAAAATCGAGGCATGCACCAAAGCCTTCTGCTCTTCCGCATCAAACATCAGCGGGGACTCGGCGAACGGTCCGAGAATCCGAAAGCCGCCGTTCGGCCCGGAATCGGCGATGATGGGCGCGCCGCTGGCGCATAACGAATCGATGCAGCGGTACACCGTTCGAACATGGATTTCCAGCTCATCGGCGATTTGCTGCGCGGTCATCTTTTTGCCCGAGCGAAGCATCCACAGGATCGACAGCATATTATCCGCTTTGGACATCAAAACGCGCTCCTTCCTTAGGGACGATCCCGACCGTTTACTTTTAAGTAGATTGTATCTTTTTTATACGAGCGGGTCCATGCCCTTGTCGATCCAGGAATCGTAGGTCGGACCGTAGAGCTCGGGAATCCGCAGGCCGGCTTGTCTCATCAGCACCGTCATTTGTCCGCGGTGATGCGCTTGATGAACCAGGGTAAAATGCAGGAATGCCGCATTGGTCCAAGGCTCTCCGTCGAATTCACGGGTAGCGCGAAGATCCTCCTCGCTCCACTGCGACTGAACCGCATCCAGAAGGGCATGCCGGATCCGGCGGTAGCTGTCGGTAATTTCGGCAGCCGAATCGGGAATTTTCTGCTCGCGGGACGGGCCCTCAAATTGCAAACCGAGCATGGTCATGTATTGAATCGACATGACCAAATGCCACGCCAGCTGACCGAGCGTGCGATGCTGCTCCGTCATGGCGGTTTTAAGCGAATCGTCGGTTAAAGCGTTCATGACTTGTTCCGTTATATGCGCCTCTTTTAACCATTCTGTCGTAAAATGCGCTTTGCTCATGTTCATGTGTTAACCCTCGCTTTGGTTTAGGATGTGTGCTGCAAAACGAGTATATTACATCATTCCTGACAGTTACGGTCAGTGATTATAGGCCAAATTAAAAAAATGGGATTGTATGCTCTAAGTATCCATCTTCATTTATAATGAATAAGGCTCAAGGATCGTTAAGGATTTTGGATACAGGAGGTGCATGGCATGCAGGAAGCGATTCGTGATATCCCGGGGGCTGATGGATGGATTGTCATTCAAGCGGTTGACAAGGGCTGGTCGGCAGATCGTAAATATTATATTCAGGATATGCAAGGCGAGGAGCGGCTCCTCCGGCTATCCGATATCTCTCAGTTCGAGAGGAAGAAATGGGAATTTGAAACGGTTAAAAAGCTGGATCCCATCGAAATGCGAACGTCTCGCCCGATAGATTTTGGCGTCTGTCATGGTGGCCGGCAAGTGTATTCCCTGTTCACCTGGGTTCCGGGAGAAGATGCAAGGGAGGCGATTCCTTTGCTGGATTCAGAGGAGCAGTACCGGCTTGGCGTTCAGGCCGGCGCATATTTGAACAGGATGCATGGCGTTCCGGCCGACAGCGGATTGGATACGTGGGCGTCATATTATAATTCAAAAATGGATCGGTACATAAAAAATTATGAGAGCTGCGGCATCCGGCTTGCCGGCGCTGAGAACATCGTCCGATTTATGGAGGCGCACCGGTATTTGCTAGAAGAGCGTCCCGTTGCTTTTCAACATGGGGATTATCATGTCGGCAACATGGTGGTTACGCCTGAAGGGGAACTCGGCATCATTGATTTCAACCGGGCGGACTACGGTGATCCTTGGGAGGAGTTTAACCGGATTACGTGGGATGCCGCGATTAGCCCGTGGTTCGCTTCGGGACGTATTCACGGTTATTTTCAAGGACGAGAGGTGCCGGATTCATTTTTCAGATTAATGGCGCTTTATATCGCAAGCAATCAGATATCCTCCATTCATTGGGCCATCCCGTTCGGAGAGCAGGAAGTGGAGGTTATGATGAACCAGGCCCAAACCGTGCTGAATTGGTATGATGGATTCCGGACGCATGTGCCCAATTGGTATATAACGAATGCTGAGGTTATGGCAAATCGCCGCGAATAACAGCAATCCGGAAGAATCTAACCAAGCTGCTGCATGATACAATGGCAAAAAACCACAATGGAGGTTTGCACTCATGACATCAGCGGATATTCAGTTTATCGGCGGAAATAATATTGCCATTAAAATTCCGAAGCACAAGTATGAGGAGACCGTGCATTTTTACAAAGAGGTTTTAAGGCTGCCATATTTGGGCTTCAGGGACGGGTCGCATGCTTTTCAGCACGGCCCGAATACACTATGGCTGGATTGCATGCTCAACTATTCGCAGCAGGATGTTTGGCTCGAGGTCAACACGGAGGATCCGGAGGAGACTGCCCGATATTTGAGAGAGCACCGGGTGGACCGCAGGGATGAGGTGGAGGTTTACGAGAACTCGCGGGGCTACTGGATATCGGATCCGTGCGGGACGATCATCCGGGTGAATCCCAGAAAAGCGAGTGAATAGACAGACCACCCGGTAAATGTGGTTGCCGTTGACTACGCACCCCTTAGACGTGCGAAGTTATGTCGAAGCGCCTAACTCGCACCCGGCGAAATTTTAGGCTCACTCCCTAAATTCCATGAACCGGGACACAAAAAACCAAGCATCTCCTATCCAAGATAAAGGATGTGACAGGGAATGCTTGGTTTATCTTTTTTCTGTGGAATTACGCTACGGCTTTAGAACGACCTTGGTGCATTCGTCCTCGTGATCATTGAATATCCGATAGGCATCGCTTGCCTGTTCCAGGGGAAGCCGGTGGGAGACAATCTCCGTCGGATCAAATACGCCGGCGGTGATCTTCTTGAACAGCTCCGGCATGTAATGAATAACGGGAGCCTGCCCCATGGTAAGGGTAATGTTCCGTTCAAAAATATGGCCGAGCGGGAACATATTATACAGCGAACCGTATACGCCGGTCAGCTGGACGGTGCCGAATTTGCGCACGGCCTGGATGGCGATATCAATCGCGCTCAACGTTCCGCCTTGGAGCTTCAGCTTTTGGCCGATGGCTTCCATCATCGACTTCTTCCCGTCCATGCCGACGCAGTCGATCACGATATCCGTGCCGCCTTTGGTAATCTCTCGAATGTATTCGCCCATATCGTCATAGTCTTCAGGCGCCCTGCACCCTGTTCGCACGGTACGTGGTCCGAGACATGTAACGGCTGTCCACCATATTGTATACTTCGGCTTTAGCGGACACAGGATACGTTATTTGCTCTGATAAGAGCTAAACTTTGATACTTGCGGACATGAGGTCCGTTAATTGCATAAAAAGTCCGTTTTTTGGCGGCGAAAGGGTTAAATAACGGAATTGGTGTCCGTTACACTTATAGAATGGCCTGATTTGTGGTGAATAACGGATCTGTAGTCCGATGGGTATGGGGATAACGGCGCTTGTTTGGCGTGGGAACCGCATGTGATGGGAAGAAGCTACCTGTTTAGAATGGAAGCCACAAGTGTGTTGAAGAAACTGCCTGTTGGTGTGGAAACCACGTGTGTGGTGAAGAGCTGTCTGTTGGTAGGGAAACCACCGCATACATAGGACCGGCAACCATTTAATATGGCACCGTCTGATTTGGGGATCTGCAGGTGTTTAGTCGTGTAGACACGTCCATGGCCGCTTTTCGTCGGTAAATCGAGGCTCCCGCGCGGCTTAAGAATGGCAAGTGGCTCTCACGCCAATGGCCGGCTTAAGAATGGCAAGGAACTCTCACTAAAACAAAAGAACGCGTATTGGAAGGGATTCAATTCTCCCGCCATACGCGTTCTTATTTAGGATGTTACTATGTTACTTTCGGACTGTCGGCGTCACCGTTATACCAGCTTCAAATATTCTACGATCGTCAGCAAGCCCTTATCGAAATTCTCCAAATTAAAATGCTCGTTCGGCGCATGCAGATTCTCGTCCGGCAAGCCGAAGCCCATCATGACGGCAGGGGCGTTCAGCGTGCTGGACAGCTTCTCCACGATCGGAATCGATCCTCCGTCTTTCGTGAACAGTGCACGCGTGCCGTACACGTTCTCGAAGGCGTCTGCGGCTTTTTGCAGCATCGGATGGGACGGATCGATATTGAAGGCGAATGCCTTTTCCTTCGGCTGGAAGGTGATCTTGGCTCCGACCGGGGTGTGCGCATGCAGATGCTTCTCGATCGCGTCAAGAACAGCCTGCGGATCCTGATCGGCGACCAAGCGGCAGGTGATTTTCGCATGGGCTTCCTTCGGAATGACCGTTTTGCTGCCTTCTCCCTGGAACCCGCCGTATACGCCGTTCAGCTCAAGGGTCGGCCGCGCTCCCACGCGTTCAACGAAGGAGAAGCCCTCTTCGCCGTACAAGGAATCAAGGCCGAGGTCCCGCTTCAGTTTATCCTCGTCGAACTCCTGCTTGGCAAATTCCTCGCGCATTTCGGGCGACAGTTCGAGTACGCCGTCATAAA
Proteins encoded:
- a CDS encoding alpha-L-fucosidase, yielding MTTTTTPTNQVIHDRNQRVQWFQNDRFGMFIHWGLYSIPARGEWLRSTEQMSIEDYQAYFDEFDPVDYNPREWAKAAKKAGMKYAVLTAKHHDGFCLFDSKLTEYKSTNTKAGRDLVQEFLEAFREEGLKVGLYFSLIDWYHEDYPAYGDRIHPMRANEAFKRDPKNFDRYLDYMHGQVRELLTGYGKLDIMWFDFSYDNMRGEVWRATELMKMIRQLQPHILIDNRLEGSGESGGSIYTTDPSVYSGDFASPEQIIPPHGVVDQTGAPIPWEACITLNNNWGYAAADRNYKSATTIIRKLVECVSKNGNMLLNVGPDAKGSIPKESLDVLEEIGDWMSKNGDSIYGCAAADYPKPEWGRYTQKGNTLYAHVFEESIGPINLIGMADKVKKARLLADGYELFLSRPWSAAEFVEDAFVNFARPEHFTYPLPDKRNTVIELELYDESDRS
- a CDS encoding AraC family transcriptional regulator; its protein translation is MKNERNEHEAIQQMLLNMQVQIWEAERTQCWPEWKEFDYTVSYNKLYFILDGEGWVKIGDEELYPVPGQLVLMPARTRQSYSVISGRPYLKYWSHFSATVGDSDVFSWLNVPHCYDLSGNAEMPALFQQLVDAHRSDTLAARLREKSVMLDILSRVFEHQQPQIHADKMEDMGRLHKVQQYIKNHLHEEITLEQMAGTLHLHPNYFIKYFKRHFGITPQKYLSLKRMEQAKLMLRTTSLSIKEIADATGFESANYFSKTFRKEVGYSPSEYRNNI
- a CDS encoding putative quinol monooxygenase; translation: MEKFAMYGKLIAHPGKRDELAEILLEAAAMLRDNEDCELYIVNVSDSDPNAVWVTELWSSQDAHASSLQGADTSGRALIAGAEPLRLKPLGGKGF
- a CDS encoding helix-turn-helix transcriptional regulator, which gives rise to MSKADNMLSILWMLRSGKKMTAQQIADELEIHVRTVYRCIDSLCASGAPIIADSGPNGGFRILGPFAESPLMFDAEEQKALVHASIFAKETGYPFTDALERAIGKLKLYTNEEQLHQIERHSSGIAVLQPPVHDGLRPLLQTLENAAAQGQTLKMTYSKGREGAGTVRDFDPYGIIHWKGQWYAAGYCRLRQEIRNFRVDRILGLETTDLVFERPVDFSAKDVLLGSLLPDPRSTEPLVDVVIQAHEHVLNELSQHWLFGHTLVSRHDGEARFGLDTSSLTSYVPYFLLPYGKALTILEPASLVLKLSEITTSLALHYERMLIGMTKKEG
- a CDS encoding DinB family protein, with translation MNMSKAHFTTEWLKEAHITEQVMNALTDDSLKTAMTEQHRTLGQLAWHLVMSIQYMTMLGLQFEGPSREQKIPDSAAEITDSYRRIRHALLDAVQSQWSEEDLRATREFDGEPWTNAAFLHFTLVHQAHHRGQMTVLMRQAGLRIPELYGPTYDSWIDKGMDPLV
- a CDS encoding aminoglycoside phosphotransferase family protein codes for the protein MQEAIRDIPGADGWIVIQAVDKGWSADRKYYIQDMQGEERLLRLSDISQFERKKWEFETVKKLDPIEMRTSRPIDFGVCHGGRQVYSLFTWVPGEDAREAIPLLDSEEQYRLGVQAGAYLNRMHGVPADSGLDTWASYYNSKMDRYIKNYESCGIRLAGAENIVRFMEAHRYLLEERPVAFQHGDYHVGNMVVTPEGELGIIDFNRADYGDPWEEFNRITWDAAISPWFASGRIHGYFQGREVPDSFFRLMALYIASNQISSIHWAIPFGEQEVEVMMNQAQTVLNWYDGFRTHVPNWYITNAEVMANRRE
- a CDS encoding VOC family protein, whose product is MTSADIQFIGGNNIAIKIPKHKYEETVHFYKEVLRLPYLGFRDGSHAFQHGPNTLWLDCMLNYSQQDVWLEVNTEDPEETARYLREHRVDRRDEVEVYENSRGYWISDPCGTIIRVNPRKASE